A single window of Symphalangus syndactylus isolate Jambi chromosome 4, NHGRI_mSymSyn1-v2.1_pri, whole genome shotgun sequence DNA harbors:
- the LRP2BP gene encoding LRP2-binding protein isoform X1, with protein MCSLLTTKGNVSLNKNTHCGKRMKLTSEKLPKNPFYVSISQDAAKNQKFFQWKKEKTDHYTHANLVDKALQLLKERILKGDTLAYFLRGQLYFEEGWFEEALEQFEEIKEKDHQATYQLGVMYYDGLGTTLDAEKGVDYMKKILDSPCPKARHLKFAAAYNLGRAYYEGKGVKRSNEEAERLWIIAADGGNPKASVKAQSMLGLYYSTKEPKELEKAFYWHSEACGNGNLESQGALGLMYLYGQGIRQDTEAALQCLREAAERGNVYAQGNLVEYYYKMKFFTKCVAFSKRIADYDEVHDIPMIAQVTDCLPEFISRGMAMASFYHARCLQLGLGITRDETTAKHYYSKACRLNPALADELHSLLIRQRI; from the exons ATGTGCAGTCTTCTAACCACAAAGGGCAACGTGAGTTTAAACAAG aatacacattgtgGAAAAAGGATGAAGTTGACCAGTGAAAAGTTGCCCAAGAACCCCTTTTATGTCTCTATATCTCAGGATGCTGCTAAAAACCAAAAATTCttccagtggaaaaaggaaaagactg atcatTACACCCATGCTAATTTGGTGGATAAGGCATTGCAGCTCTTGAAGGAAAGAATACTGAAAGGAGACACTCTGGCATATTTCCTACGAGGTCAACTATATTTTGAAGAG GGATGGTTTGAAGAAGCATTAGAACAGTTTGAAGAAATCAAGGAGAAAGACCATCAAGCAACGTACCAGCTAGGAGTGATGTACTATGATGGGCTGGGGACCACTCTAGACGCT GAGAAAGGGGTGGACTATATGAAGAAAATTCTTGATTCTCCATGTCCCAAAGCAAGACACTTAAAATTTGCAGCTGCTTACAACCTCGGAAGAGCTTATTATGAAGGAAAAGGTGTTAAACGATCAAATGAGGAAGCTGAAAG ACTATGGATTATCGCAGCAGACGGTGGAAATCCCAAAGCTAGTGTGAAGGCTCAAAGTATGCTCGGGCTGTATTACTCAACCAAGGAGCCCAAGGAGTTAGAAAAG GCATTTTACTGGCATTCAGAAGCATGTGGCAATGGGAATCTGGAGTCCCAGGGTGCACTTGGTCTCATGTACTTGTATGGACAAGGCATCCGGCAGGATACGGAAGCTGCCCTGCAGTGCTTAAGAGAAGCAGCAGAACGCGGAAACGTCTATGCTCAAGGGAATCTCGTGGAGTATTACTATAAGATGAAATTTTTTACCAAGTGTGTTGCATTTTCCAAAAG GATCGCTGACTACGATGAGGTTCACGACATCCCCATGATCGCCCAGGTCACAGACTGTCTCCCGGAGTTCATCAGCAGAGGCATGGCAATGGCATCCTTCTACCACGCAAGGTGTCTGCAGCTTGGCTTGGGCATCACCAGGGATGAAACAACCGCTAAACACTATTATTCTAAA GCTTGTCGTCTGAATCCTGCATTGGCAGATGAACTTCACTCCTTACTTATTCGTCAAAGAATTTAG
- the LRP2BP gene encoding LRP2-binding protein isoform X3 produces MKLTSEKLPKNPFYVSISQDAAKNQKFFQWKKEKTDHYTHANLVDKALQLLKERILKGDTLAYFLRGQLYFEEGWFEEALEQFEEIKEKDHQATYQLGVMYYDGLGTTLDAEKGVDYMKKILDSPCPKARHLKFAAAYNLGRAYYEGKGVKRSNEEAERLWIIAADGGNPKASVKAQSMLGLYYSTKEPKELEKAFYWHSEACGNGNLESQGALGLMYLYGQGIRQDTEAALQCLREAAERGNVYAQGNLVEYYYKMKFFTKCVAFSKRIADYDEVHDIPMIAQVTDCLPEFISRGMAMASFYHARCLQLGLGITRDETTAKHYYSKACRLNPALADELHSLLIRQRI; encoded by the exons ATGAAGTTGACCAGTGAAAAGTTGCCCAAGAACCCCTTTTATGTCTCTATATCTCAGGATGCTGCTAAAAACCAAAAATTCttccagtggaaaaaggaaaagactg atcatTACACCCATGCTAATTTGGTGGATAAGGCATTGCAGCTCTTGAAGGAAAGAATACTGAAAGGAGACACTCTGGCATATTTCCTACGAGGTCAACTATATTTTGAAGAG GGATGGTTTGAAGAAGCATTAGAACAGTTTGAAGAAATCAAGGAGAAAGACCATCAAGCAACGTACCAGCTAGGAGTGATGTACTATGATGGGCTGGGGACCACTCTAGACGCT GAGAAAGGGGTGGACTATATGAAGAAAATTCTTGATTCTCCATGTCCCAAAGCAAGACACTTAAAATTTGCAGCTGCTTACAACCTCGGAAGAGCTTATTATGAAGGAAAAGGTGTTAAACGATCAAATGAGGAAGCTGAAAG ACTATGGATTATCGCAGCAGACGGTGGAAATCCCAAAGCTAGTGTGAAGGCTCAAAGTATGCTCGGGCTGTATTACTCAACCAAGGAGCCCAAGGAGTTAGAAAAG GCATTTTACTGGCATTCAGAAGCATGTGGCAATGGGAATCTGGAGTCCCAGGGTGCACTTGGTCTCATGTACTTGTATGGACAAGGCATCCGGCAGGATACGGAAGCTGCCCTGCAGTGCTTAAGAGAAGCAGCAGAACGCGGAAACGTCTATGCTCAAGGGAATCTCGTGGAGTATTACTATAAGATGAAATTTTTTACCAAGTGTGTTGCATTTTCCAAAAG GATCGCTGACTACGATGAGGTTCACGACATCCCCATGATCGCCCAGGTCACAGACTGTCTCCCGGAGTTCATCAGCAGAGGCATGGCAATGGCATCCTTCTACCACGCAAGGTGTCTGCAGCTTGGCTTGGGCATCACCAGGGATGAAACAACCGCTAAACACTATTATTCTAAA GCTTGTCGTCTGAATCCTGCATTGGCAGATGAACTTCACTCCTTACTTATTCGTCAAAGAATTTAG
- the LRP2BP gene encoding LRP2-binding protein isoform X6, translating to MLLKTKNSSSGKRKRLGWFEEALEQFEEIKEKDHQATYQLGVMYYDGLGTTLDAEKGVDYMKKILDSPCPKARHLKFAAAYNLGRAYYEGKGVKRSNEEAERLWIIAADGGNPKASVKAQSMLGLYYSTKEPKELEKAFYWHSEACGNGNLESQGALGLMYLYGQGIRQDTEAALQCLREAAERGNVYAQGNLVEYYYKMKFFTKCVAFSKRIADYDEVHDIPMIAQVTDCLPEFISRGMAMASFYHARCLQLGLGITRDETTAKHYYSKACRLNPALADELHSLLIRQRI from the exons ATGCTGCTAAAAACCAAAAATTCttccagtggaaaaaggaaaagactg GGATGGTTTGAAGAAGCATTAGAACAGTTTGAAGAAATCAAGGAGAAAGACCATCAAGCAACGTACCAGCTAGGAGTGATGTACTATGATGGGCTGGGGACCACTCTAGACGCT GAGAAAGGGGTGGACTATATGAAGAAAATTCTTGATTCTCCATGTCCCAAAGCAAGACACTTAAAATTTGCAGCTGCTTACAACCTCGGAAGAGCTTATTATGAAGGAAAAGGTGTTAAACGATCAAATGAGGAAGCTGAAAG ACTATGGATTATCGCAGCAGACGGTGGAAATCCCAAAGCTAGTGTGAAGGCTCAAAGTATGCTCGGGCTGTATTACTCAACCAAGGAGCCCAAGGAGTTAGAAAAG GCATTTTACTGGCATTCAGAAGCATGTGGCAATGGGAATCTGGAGTCCCAGGGTGCACTTGGTCTCATGTACTTGTATGGACAAGGCATCCGGCAGGATACGGAAGCTGCCCTGCAGTGCTTAAGAGAAGCAGCAGAACGCGGAAACGTCTATGCTCAAGGGAATCTCGTGGAGTATTACTATAAGATGAAATTTTTTACCAAGTGTGTTGCATTTTCCAAAAG GATCGCTGACTACGATGAGGTTCACGACATCCCCATGATCGCCCAGGTCACAGACTGTCTCCCGGAGTTCATCAGCAGAGGCATGGCAATGGCATCCTTCTACCACGCAAGGTGTCTGCAGCTTGGCTTGGGCATCACCAGGGATGAAACAACCGCTAAACACTATTATTCTAAA GCTTGTCGTCTGAATCCTGCATTGGCAGATGAACTTCACTCCTTACTTATTCGTCAAAGAATTTAG
- the LRP2BP gene encoding LRP2-binding protein isoform X5, translating into MCSLLTTKGNVSLNKNTHCGKRMKLTSEKLPKNPFYVSISQDAAKNQKFFQWKKEKTDHYTHANLVDKALQLLKERILKGDTLAYFLRGQLYFEEKGVDYMKKILDSPCPKARHLKFAAAYNLGRAYYEGKGVKRSNEEAERLWIIAADGGNPKASVKAQSMLGLYYSTKEPKELEKAFYWHSEACGNGNLESQGALGLMYLYGQGIRQDTEAALQCLREAAERGNVYAQGNLVEYYYKMKFFTKCVAFSKRIADYDEVHDIPMIAQVTDCLPEFISRGMAMASFYHARCLQLGLGITRDETTAKHYYSKACRLNPALADELHSLLIRQRI; encoded by the exons ATGTGCAGTCTTCTAACCACAAAGGGCAACGTGAGTTTAAACAAG aatacacattgtgGAAAAAGGATGAAGTTGACCAGTGAAAAGTTGCCCAAGAACCCCTTTTATGTCTCTATATCTCAGGATGCTGCTAAAAACCAAAAATTCttccagtggaaaaaggaaaagactg atcatTACACCCATGCTAATTTGGTGGATAAGGCATTGCAGCTCTTGAAGGAAAGAATACTGAAAGGAGACACTCTGGCATATTTCCTACGAGGTCAACTATATTTTGAAGAG AAAGGGGTGGACTATATGAAGAAAATTCTTGATTCTCCATGTCCCAAAGCAAGACACTTAAAATTTGCAGCTGCTTACAACCTCGGAAGAGCTTATTATGAAGGAAAAGGTGTTAAACGATCAAATGAGGAAGCTGAAAG ACTATGGATTATCGCAGCAGACGGTGGAAATCCCAAAGCTAGTGTGAAGGCTCAAAGTATGCTCGGGCTGTATTACTCAACCAAGGAGCCCAAGGAGTTAGAAAAG GCATTTTACTGGCATTCAGAAGCATGTGGCAATGGGAATCTGGAGTCCCAGGGTGCACTTGGTCTCATGTACTTGTATGGACAAGGCATCCGGCAGGATACGGAAGCTGCCCTGCAGTGCTTAAGAGAAGCAGCAGAACGCGGAAACGTCTATGCTCAAGGGAATCTCGTGGAGTATTACTATAAGATGAAATTTTTTACCAAGTGTGTTGCATTTTCCAAAAG GATCGCTGACTACGATGAGGTTCACGACATCCCCATGATCGCCCAGGTCACAGACTGTCTCCCGGAGTTCATCAGCAGAGGCATGGCAATGGCATCCTTCTACCACGCAAGGTGTCTGCAGCTTGGCTTGGGCATCACCAGGGATGAAACAACCGCTAAACACTATTATTCTAAA GCTTGTCGTCTGAATCCTGCATTGGCAGATGAACTTCACTCCTTACTTATTCGTCAAAGAATTTAG
- the LRP2BP gene encoding LRP2-binding protein isoform X4: MCSLLTTKGNVSLNKNTHCGKRMKLTSEKLPKNPFYVSISQDAAKNQKFFQWKKEKTDHYTHANLVDKALQLLKERILKGDTLAYFLRGQLYFEEEKGVDYMKKILDSPCPKARHLKFAAAYNLGRAYYEGKGVKRSNEEAERLWIIAADGGNPKASVKAQSMLGLYYSTKEPKELEKAFYWHSEACGNGNLESQGALGLMYLYGQGIRQDTEAALQCLREAAERGNVYAQGNLVEYYYKMKFFTKCVAFSKRIADYDEVHDIPMIAQVTDCLPEFISRGMAMASFYHARCLQLGLGITRDETTAKHYYSKACRLNPALADELHSLLIRQRI, from the exons ATGTGCAGTCTTCTAACCACAAAGGGCAACGTGAGTTTAAACAAG aatacacattgtgGAAAAAGGATGAAGTTGACCAGTGAAAAGTTGCCCAAGAACCCCTTTTATGTCTCTATATCTCAGGATGCTGCTAAAAACCAAAAATTCttccagtggaaaaaggaaaagactg atcatTACACCCATGCTAATTTGGTGGATAAGGCATTGCAGCTCTTGAAGGAAAGAATACTGAAAGGAGACACTCTGGCATATTTCCTACGAGGTCAACTATATTTTGAAGAG GAGAAAGGGGTGGACTATATGAAGAAAATTCTTGATTCTCCATGTCCCAAAGCAAGACACTTAAAATTTGCAGCTGCTTACAACCTCGGAAGAGCTTATTATGAAGGAAAAGGTGTTAAACGATCAAATGAGGAAGCTGAAAG ACTATGGATTATCGCAGCAGACGGTGGAAATCCCAAAGCTAGTGTGAAGGCTCAAAGTATGCTCGGGCTGTATTACTCAACCAAGGAGCCCAAGGAGTTAGAAAAG GCATTTTACTGGCATTCAGAAGCATGTGGCAATGGGAATCTGGAGTCCCAGGGTGCACTTGGTCTCATGTACTTGTATGGACAAGGCATCCGGCAGGATACGGAAGCTGCCCTGCAGTGCTTAAGAGAAGCAGCAGAACGCGGAAACGTCTATGCTCAAGGGAATCTCGTGGAGTATTACTATAAGATGAAATTTTTTACCAAGTGTGTTGCATTTTCCAAAAG GATCGCTGACTACGATGAGGTTCACGACATCCCCATGATCGCCCAGGTCACAGACTGTCTCCCGGAGTTCATCAGCAGAGGCATGGCAATGGCATCCTTCTACCACGCAAGGTGTCTGCAGCTTGGCTTGGGCATCACCAGGGATGAAACAACCGCTAAACACTATTATTCTAAA GCTTGTCGTCTGAATCCTGCATTGGCAGATGAACTTCACTCCTTACTTATTCGTCAAAGAATTTAG
- the LRP2BP gene encoding LRP2-binding protein isoform X2, with product MCSLLTTKGNVSLNKNTHCGKRMKLTSEKLPKNPFYVSISQDAAKNQKFFQWKKEKTDHYTHANLVDKALQLLKERILKGDTLAYFLRGQLYFEEGWFEEALEQFEEIKEKDHQATYQLGVMYYDGLGTTLDAKGVDYMKKILDSPCPKARHLKFAAAYNLGRAYYEGKGVKRSNEEAERLWIIAADGGNPKASVKAQSMLGLYYSTKEPKELEKAFYWHSEACGNGNLESQGALGLMYLYGQGIRQDTEAALQCLREAAERGNVYAQGNLVEYYYKMKFFTKCVAFSKRIADYDEVHDIPMIAQVTDCLPEFISRGMAMASFYHARCLQLGLGITRDETTAKHYYSKACRLNPALADELHSLLIRQRI from the exons ATGTGCAGTCTTCTAACCACAAAGGGCAACGTGAGTTTAAACAAG aatacacattgtgGAAAAAGGATGAAGTTGACCAGTGAAAAGTTGCCCAAGAACCCCTTTTATGTCTCTATATCTCAGGATGCTGCTAAAAACCAAAAATTCttccagtggaaaaaggaaaagactg atcatTACACCCATGCTAATTTGGTGGATAAGGCATTGCAGCTCTTGAAGGAAAGAATACTGAAAGGAGACACTCTGGCATATTTCCTACGAGGTCAACTATATTTTGAAGAG GGATGGTTTGAAGAAGCATTAGAACAGTTTGAAGAAATCAAGGAGAAAGACCATCAAGCAACGTACCAGCTAGGAGTGATGTACTATGATGGGCTGGGGACCACTCTAGACGCT AAAGGGGTGGACTATATGAAGAAAATTCTTGATTCTCCATGTCCCAAAGCAAGACACTTAAAATTTGCAGCTGCTTACAACCTCGGAAGAGCTTATTATGAAGGAAAAGGTGTTAAACGATCAAATGAGGAAGCTGAAAG ACTATGGATTATCGCAGCAGACGGTGGAAATCCCAAAGCTAGTGTGAAGGCTCAAAGTATGCTCGGGCTGTATTACTCAACCAAGGAGCCCAAGGAGTTAGAAAAG GCATTTTACTGGCATTCAGAAGCATGTGGCAATGGGAATCTGGAGTCCCAGGGTGCACTTGGTCTCATGTACTTGTATGGACAAGGCATCCGGCAGGATACGGAAGCTGCCCTGCAGTGCTTAAGAGAAGCAGCAGAACGCGGAAACGTCTATGCTCAAGGGAATCTCGTGGAGTATTACTATAAGATGAAATTTTTTACCAAGTGTGTTGCATTTTCCAAAAG GATCGCTGACTACGATGAGGTTCACGACATCCCCATGATCGCCCAGGTCACAGACTGTCTCCCGGAGTTCATCAGCAGAGGCATGGCAATGGCATCCTTCTACCACGCAAGGTGTCTGCAGCTTGGCTTGGGCATCACCAGGGATGAAACAACCGCTAAACACTATTATTCTAAA GCTTGTCGTCTGAATCCTGCATTGGCAGATGAACTTCACTCCTTACTTATTCGTCAAAGAATTTAG
- the ANKRD37 gene encoding ankyrin repeat domain-containing protein 37 isoform X1 — MLLLDCNPEVDGLKHLLETGASVNAPPDPCEQSPVHLAAGSGLACFLLWQLQTGADLNQQDVLGEAPLHKAAKVGSLECLSLLVASDAQIDLCNKNGQTAEDLAWSCGFPDCAKFLTTIKCMQTVKSSEHSDRNDCVPVLRQKRSFGSVENISGKRKCWFF; from the exons ATGTTGTTGCTGGATTGCAACCCCGAG GTGGATGGTCTGAAGCATTTGCTGGAGACAGGGGCCTCCGTCAACGCACCCCCGGATCCCTGCGAGCAGTCGCCTGTCCACTTAGCCGCAGGAAGCGGCCTTGCCTGCTTTCTTCTCTGGCAGCTGCAAACGGGCGCTGACCTCAACCAGCAG GATGTCTTAGGAGAAGCTCCACTACACAAGGCAGCAAAAGTTGGAAGCCTGGAGTGCCTGAGCCTGCTTGTAGCCAGTGATGCCCAAATTGA TTTATGTAATAAGAACGGGCAAACAGCTGAAGATCTCGCTTGGTCATGTGGATTTCCAGACTGTGCCAAGTTTCTTACAACAATTAAATGTATGCAGACAGTAAAATCAAGTGAACACTCTGATAGGAATGATTGTGTTCCTGTGCTCAGACAGAAACGAAGTTTTGGAAGTGTAGAAAATATCAGTGGGAAAAGGAAGTGCTG
- the ANKRD37 gene encoding ankyrin repeat domain-containing protein 37 isoform X2, which produces MLLLDCNPEVDGLKHLLETGASVNAPPDPCEQSPVHLAAGSGLACFLLWQLQTGADLNQQDVLGEAPLHKAAKVGSLECLSLLVASDAQIDLCNKNGQTAEDLAWSCGFPDCAKFLTTIKCMQTVKSSEHSDRNDCVPVLRQKRSFGSVENISGKRKC; this is translated from the exons ATGTTGTTGCTGGATTGCAACCCCGAG GTGGATGGTCTGAAGCATTTGCTGGAGACAGGGGCCTCCGTCAACGCACCCCCGGATCCCTGCGAGCAGTCGCCTGTCCACTTAGCCGCAGGAAGCGGCCTTGCCTGCTTTCTTCTCTGGCAGCTGCAAACGGGCGCTGACCTCAACCAGCAG GATGTCTTAGGAGAAGCTCCACTACACAAGGCAGCAAAAGTTGGAAGCCTGGAGTGCCTGAGCCTGCTTGTAGCCAGTGATGCCCAAATTGA TTTATGTAATAAGAACGGGCAAACAGCTGAAGATCTCGCTTGGTCATGTGGATTTCCAGACTGTGCCAAGTTTCTTACAACAATTAAATGTATGCAGACAGTAAAATCAAGTGAACACTCTGATAGGAATGATTGTGTTCCTGTGCTCAGACAGAAACGAAGTTTTGGAAGTGTAGAAAATATCAGTGGGAAAAGGAAGTGCTG a